The Francisella hispaniensis FSC454 genome includes the window TTTACGATAACCTATGACGATCCTAGCGTTACTTTGAATCCGAGTTTGTCTAACACAAAGCAAGGTGAGGTTGTTTTGGATGATGGCATGGAGGTTATTGATGATGGTTCTACAAATCCTGATCAGATTAAAGTTAAAATTAATAAAAAAGCCATTCATACGATAAAAGTAAATGTAAGTGATAAAAAAGTTAAACAATATAAGCTACAAGTTGGTCCTCAACAGTATCCGCAGAATATCATAAAAAACAAACAAATAGTTACTGTCGATAATATTAAAAAGCAGAATTGGATTAGTGATAATGTGTATGCTGATATACAACCTTTGATTTATGAGGGTTTACTTAAATCATCCATTTTGGGACTCGTTACTCCAACAGGTGAACTTGGGGCTATTACTTATCAACAAAAAAAATATGTTATAATGGGTGGTGTTAATGTTTCAACTCAAACCATACCAACAAAAGACTCAGATCAACGTATACGAGTCAAATTCGATACTGAATGGCGTACTCCTGATTTTAATTTTATTTCAGCTAGATTTAGGTTCAAGCAATCAACAAGGTTTTATGAACAAGAAGGTATACTCAAATTAGTTATAGATAATTATGACGGTCACGTAATTAAATCTCCAATGGAAATTATTGATGATGCTGAGATAAAAGCTCCAATAACTTGGGATAATCCAAAACCCATTGGTAGTTAAATAAATGTCGGGGAGTGTGAACTAAGAATGTTAAGTCAATACAACTTTTTTATTAGAACTTTCGCACAACCCATTTAGAACAATTTAAAAAATTAAATAGTAATAAATTATGACAGCAGCAAAAACTGAACAATTATCACAAGAAGATCTTCAATTTTTCTATGAGAACGGCTACATTGGTCCTTTTGATGCAATTATTGAAGATGAAGAGTTAGACAATATTTATAAAAAAATATTAGAGCACTCAAGAAATAAAAATGATATCCATCCAGTATATGGGCGTTACTCTAATAGAGATTGGTATCTAGTATATCCTGAGCTTTTAAAATTTGCTTACCATCCACAAGTTCTAAATCAGTTAAAATCTATAATGGGTGAAAATTTAATTTTGTGGCGTAGTAATGTTTTTTATAAACCTCCTGGCACAGGTCCTATTGGATGGCATCAAGAATTTGGAACATTTAGTGGAGAGGATATAGGTAACAATAAACCTAGCTTATTACCTGCTCGTGAAAATGTGAATATCAAAGATCTTGAAAATTCTTTATTGTATTCTCTTGATATGTCAATACCAGAATCAAGACCTTCTGCAAATAATGATTTTTGGGATATAACATTATGGGTAGCGTTAAATGATATAAGTGAAGATATGGGACCTTTGCGAATT containing:
- a CDS encoding phytanoyl-CoA dioxygenase family protein: MTAAKTEQLSQEDLQFFYENGYIGPFDAIIEDEELDNIYKKILEHSRNKNDIHPVYGRYSNRDWYLVYPELLKFAYHPQVLNQLKSIMGENLILWRSNVFYKPPGTGPIGWHQEFGTFSGEDIGNNKPSLLPARENVNIKDLENSLLYSLDMSIPESRPSANNDFWDITLWVALNDISEDMGPLRILPGSHKKRYPIRMKRLVDSDFWQNPFVDIKNKTELVEACNNSNLVLDVDTSNFLEKINIDTYSFEELKKLILDQLESIKGSTTVIDDIDETQIVTFPMKKGSYIIFSEAVMHGSSANTSTKDRLAINFRITPSSTLVYPSRLQGDYVDGFNINLTNHKSILLSGKNMNPNNAISDVDIHKLNS